The region GCCAGCCAGCGCGCGAATCCGGCGCCGACCCGGCGCGCGATCGGGGCGGACAGCTGCTCAGGGCACAGGCCGCGCACGTCGTAGGACTTGAAGATCGTGTCGAGGACGCCGGTGATGGGCATGGCAGGACTCTTCCAGGCGGGCGCGGAGGCCAGACGTGGTGCTCGGGGCTGGCTCAGCGGGAGGGCGGGACGACTCGTAGATGACCGCGCCGGCCCTTTGCGGCCGGGCGCTCCGGCTGCGGTGCCGACGGCATCTCCGGCAGCGTGGGCTGTGGGCGCGCCGCCTCGCGGACGGCGTCGGCGAGCGCGAGCAGATCGTCGGTGCTCGGCCCGATGTCGGCGGGGTCCACCTCGTGACG is a window of Blastococcus sp. Marseille-P5729 DNA encoding:
- a CDS encoding DUF3499 domain-containing protein; translated protein: MKSVRRCSKPECVRPAVATLTYIYAESTAVVGPLAAYSEPHSYDLCEAHASRLTVPRGWEVLRHEVDPADIGPSTDDLLALADAVREAARPQPTLPEMPSAPQPERPAAKGRRGHLRVVPPSR